From Pusillibacter faecalis, one genomic window encodes:
- a CDS encoding sigma factor produces MDAITRNNIFIENMELINRTMHRHRLLLFALHLDRDDVYQELAIAALRAIESFDPSRSNSIKVHIWAKLQYAILDIKERHKPHGLAAFDRFGTSVWSLELAEEYGFSLVEASFEEQQDSELHLRQALSRLEPQERQAIVLYLDGKRPVRRAEKCSFQTALDKLRDYYLAVQYAPQANQ; encoded by the coding sequence ATGGATGCCATTACTAGAAATAACATCTTTATAGAGAATATGGAACTGATCAACCGGACAATGCACCGTCATCGGCTGTTGCTGTTTGCACTGCATCTGGACCGCGACGATGTCTATCAGGAACTGGCTATTGCCGCACTGCGGGCCATCGAATCTTTCGACCCCAGTCGGTCCAATTCTATCAAAGTCCATATCTGGGCAAAACTGCAGTACGCTATTTTGGACATTAAGGAGAGGCACAAGCCGCATGGCTTAGCTGCGTTTGACCGTTTTGGCACCAGTGTCTGGTCGCTGGAACTGGCAGAGGAATATGGATTCTCTTTAGTAGAGGCATCTTTCGAGGAGCAGCAGGATAGTGAACTGCACCTGCGGCAGGCGCTGTCCCGGCTAGAGCCTCAAGAGCGGCAAGCCATCGTTCTCTATCTGGACGGCAAAAGACCGGTGAGAAGGGCTGAGAAATGCAGTTTTCAGACGGCGCTGGACAAACTGCGGGACTACTATCTTGCTGTGCAGTATGCACCACAAGCCAATCAGTGA
- a CDS encoding PcfJ domain-containing protein, whose protein sequence is MKSETNPKTVMLKDYIIDMDSVSAKVTIDYEVVLENNTDFIVKRRTLKTDRELVVLVSKGIFYIKDCKTDHVDPLTETNLSSFLRDLKERCITLHQVHWLHTVFRESVDFIMNVITDEKLMDMCRHNVLVSTHYPHWYVPFWEQNSKLFMRLYNMFPNMSDRKKYQPSIPVIFWIERHHGANEAMYFAEKLVQSGITELNFSSHYTNYYDNNAISSKEIVSFKTIMESPYNINLRRFIDYILFDLYAQGYSSVERTFFKEYMDYLQMQQGFYGKVKEKYPAHFKTEHDIMALKVNQAKLIATCENFSEQSEAIKDLAYTGSKYSIVIPTKPEELAEEGINLSHCVGQYIERVANGECHILFLRYRDIPEESLVTLQLSGKQICQAQGMNRRPLTTQEYRFLKQWGREKEIEIAV, encoded by the coding sequence ATGAAGAGCGAAACAAATCCTAAGACTGTGATGCTGAAGGATTACATCATTGATATGGATAGCGTATCAGCGAAAGTCACCATTGACTATGAGGTTGTGCTCGAAAACAACACTGATTTCATCGTCAAGCGGCGAACACTGAAGACCGACCGTGAACTGGTGGTTTTGGTCAGCAAAGGCATCTTCTACATCAAAGATTGCAAAACCGATCATGTTGACCCGCTCACAGAGACCAACCTGTCTTCCTTCCTGCGGGACCTGAAGGAGAGGTGTATCACACTCCATCAGGTGCATTGGCTCCACACGGTATTCCGTGAGTCTGTAGACTTCATTATGAATGTGATCACCGATGAGAAACTGATGGATATGTGTCGCCACAATGTGCTGGTGAGTACACATTACCCGCACTGGTATGTGCCGTTTTGGGAGCAGAACAGCAAGCTTTTCATGCGCCTATATAACATGTTCCCCAATATGTCTGACCGGAAAAAATATCAGCCAAGCATTCCGGTCATTTTCTGGATCGAGCGGCATCACGGCGCGAACGAGGCGATGTACTTCGCTGAGAAATTGGTTCAGTCCGGCATTACAGAACTGAATTTTTCCAGTCACTACACCAACTACTATGATAACAACGCGATATCATCCAAGGAGATAGTATCATTTAAGACAATCATGGAATCTCCCTACAACATTAACCTGCGCCGGTTTATCGACTATATCCTATTTGATCTATATGCCCAGGGCTACTCCTCAGTGGAACGCACGTTTTTCAAAGAGTATATGGATTATCTGCAGATGCAGCAGGGCTTTTACGGGAAAGTCAAGGAGAAATACCCGGCGCATTTCAAAACAGAGCACGATATTATGGCCCTGAAAGTCAATCAGGCGAAACTGATCGCTACATGCGAAAACTTTTCTGAACAAAGCGAGGCGATCAAGGATCTGGCCTACACTGGGAGCAAATACAGTATTGTGATTCCCACTAAACCTGAGGAACTGGCAGAAGAAGGTATCAATCTAAGTCACTGTGTCGGACAGTATATCGAACGTGTGGCCAATGGTGAGTGCCATATCCTGTTCCTGCGGTACCGCGATATTCCGGAAGAGTCGCTAGTCACTCTGCAATTAAGCGGCAAGCAAATTTGCCAGGCTCAAGGTATGAACCGGCGTCCGCTCACCACTCAGGAATACCGTTTTCTCAAACAGTGGGGGCGGGAAAAGGAAATTGAGATTGCTGTATGA
- a CDS encoding AAA family ATPase, whose product MKAISIGSRYEIYDDTLKAYDGLPAQTYTVCFSQMTGFFLKVRPDLVVKEPVYGVHPEKAEKVLRSFKVFQRNLGVILSGDKGIGKSLFARLLSAKAVEAGYPVIIVDQAFPGIASYIESIEQEVVFLFDEFDKTFGSNHDSDPQSTFLSLFDGTSQGKKLFIITCNSLHGLNDYMVNRPGRFHYHFRFGYPTGEEIRQYLTDKLDGQYQNEIEKVIRFSNKVSLNYDCLRSIAFELRSGESFEAAIQDLNIINTHDEQYNLTLYLKDGGIVSAENQRLDLFSRDTKCVYMRDMKGRYAVEVEFDISESIYDPSRNSTVLPGEAIIVHDDPEDNAEKQDYVPDYMTITRAVGRNIHYLTA is encoded by the coding sequence ATGAAAGCAATCAGCATCGGCTCTCGGTATGAGATTTACGATGACACACTCAAGGCCTATGACGGCCTCCCGGCCCAGACCTATACGGTCTGTTTTAGCCAAATGACGGGCTTTTTCCTGAAGGTGCGTCCGGACCTTGTGGTCAAGGAACCGGTCTATGGCGTTCACCCGGAAAAAGCGGAGAAAGTGCTCCGGTCCTTCAAGGTATTCCAACGGAACCTGGGCGTGATCCTGAGCGGCGATAAGGGCATCGGCAAATCACTCTTCGCACGCCTCCTGTCTGCCAAAGCTGTGGAGGCGGGATACCCAGTTATCATTGTCGATCAGGCTTTCCCGGGCATTGCGTCTTACATTGAGTCCATTGAACAGGAGGTTGTATTCCTGTTTGACGAGTTTGACAAAACCTTTGGTAGCAATCATGATTCCGATCCACAATCCACATTTCTGAGCCTGTTTGACGGCACATCGCAGGGGAAAAAACTCTTTATTATCACCTGCAACAGCCTGCATGGGCTCAATGACTATATGGTGAACCGGCCGGGCCGCTTCCATTATCACTTCCGCTTCGGCTATCCTACGGGGGAAGAGATCCGGCAGTATCTTACGGATAAACTAGACGGTCAATACCAGAACGAGATTGAGAAGGTAATTCGTTTCTCCAACAAAGTTTCCCTGAACTATGACTGCCTGCGATCCATTGCATTTGAACTTCGCTCCGGTGAGTCGTTTGAAGCCGCCATTCAGGACTTGAATATCATCAACACCCATGACGAGCAGTATAATCTCACGCTTTACCTCAAGGATGGAGGCATTGTGTCTGCAGAAAATCAGCGCCTTGACCTGTTCAGCAGGGATACTAAGTGTGTCTATATGCGAGATATGAAAGGGCGCTATGCGGTTGAAGTTGAATTTGATATTTCGGAGAGTATTTACGACCCCAGCCGTAATTCCACTGTATTGCCGGGAGAAGCCATCATCGTACATGATGATCCCGAAGATAACGCTGAAAAACAGGATTATGTCCCGGATTACATGACAATTACCCGTGCGGTGGGGCGCAATATTCACTATCTGACGGCTTGA
- a CDS encoding YqaJ viral recombinase family protein yields MAAPNILCDCTGMSRTRWLECRAHGPKGDIEYTVGGSDVAVIFGLSPWTTPLELWMIKKGRMKPKPPPNPDQLAMGHMLEPIAAYFYARRTGNVVTDDNYLYQHAYLKYALANIDRRYTRKNDGEGGVLECKSLTYHKAEDWADGAIPIYYEIQLRYYLAVLDEKHGAFAALWGNNPEHDLAMPHIEREQGKEDIIFEKLDRWIWSLRHDQPPTMEDVKPKLAMEALARIYGASQKGLPTIEFPQKFESRLRKIASLQAENVELKSAIKKNEEAIKAHSVRVAELMKNHEHGILTTTTDKLLVDFVTEVTKRVSSDYLKKEHPDIYQEALKASKSRKVKVTIQPV; encoded by the coding sequence ATGGCTGCACCTAATATTCTGTGCGACTGCACAGGTATGTCGAGAACGCGATGGCTGGAATGCAGGGCGCACGGTCCTAAGGGAGATATTGAGTATACCGTTGGCGGCAGCGATGTTGCCGTTATCTTCGGTTTGTCGCCGTGGACGACACCCCTGGAACTTTGGATGATCAAAAAGGGGCGCATGAAGCCGAAGCCGCCCCCGAACCCCGACCAACTGGCTATGGGACATATGTTGGAGCCGATTGCAGCGTACTTTTACGCCAGGAGGACGGGTAATGTCGTCACGGATGACAACTATCTCTATCAGCATGCTTATCTGAAATACGCTCTCGCCAATATTGACCGGCGCTACACGCGGAAGAATGACGGCGAAGGCGGTGTTTTGGAGTGCAAATCCCTGACATATCACAAGGCAGAAGACTGGGCTGACGGAGCTATCCCAATCTACTACGAAATTCAGCTTCGCTACTATCTTGCGGTATTGGATGAAAAGCACGGGGCTTTCGCGGCGCTTTGGGGCAACAACCCGGAGCACGACTTGGCCATGCCCCACATCGAGCGGGAACAGGGCAAAGAGGATATCATTTTTGAGAAGTTGGACCGGTGGATCTGGAGTTTGCGTCATGATCAGCCTCCGACTATGGAGGATGTGAAGCCGAAGCTGGCTATGGAGGCCCTGGCGCGAATTTACGGTGCCAGTCAAAAAGGACTGCCCACAATTGAATTTCCGCAAAAATTTGAATCACGTCTGCGGAAAATCGCGAGTCTTCAAGCGGAAAATGTGGAGTTAAAAAGTGCAATCAAGAAAAATGAGGAGGCTATAAAAGCACACAGCGTGCGAGTTGCAGAACTGATGAAGAATCATGAGCATGGGATCCTTACCACAACCACGGATAAGCTGTTAGTGGATTTTGTGACCGAGGTAACCAAGCGCGTGAGCTCGGACTATCTCAAAAAAGAACATCCGGACATCTATCAAGAGGCGCTGAAAGCATCAAAGAGCCGCAAGGTCAAGGTGACCATCCAGCCTGTATGA
- the recD2 gene encoding SF1B family DNA helicase RecD2 translates to MKCSFSRLLYPKTVEEARDGSYMIALFRPHEKVLDAQGNRLSSIKVVGHYLPTVSSVKVDMAGHWKKDARYGLQFEMESYEELVESSKAGIVSYLSSGMIPGIGKKLAERIYDTFGEQSLEVLDRDPTRIEEVSGISQKKRDQFCDAYMETRSARKLINMLAPFDISAMQAIHLRRQLGLDAQTLLAQFPYMVFERDLIDFETADRLAQANGIPMDAPERLDAGLLCTLKQAESSGHLSMHKERLVQRAVNLLRAPAVTWKAVAQRAFEMLKDNRLAIYRDHVYRPIIAQAENDVAVQVCEMLHRDKLPYMGDLDDEIDAQQKEMGFTFAQEQRNAIKTSLTSPICIISGGPGTGKTSIQRAILNIYHAAFPNAAVVCCAPTGRAARRMEQSTGFAASTVHKALNLQAGEIHELREPETLKADLVLVDEVSMMDMITTWHLFAALPPGCRLILVGDADQLPSVGPGAVLHELLGCGKLPSVILDKVFRQSEGSIVAENAQRIRHGNERLDLGDDFQFWASADVSQSAQWLERLYMNEIARHGVDNVALLTPFRKKSETGVQSMNAALHDIANPPSPEKAELEIGQRTFRVGDKVMQMKNRDFASNGDIGYIRTIVRDADGFLVEVDFGDDRIVAYEDLESLRQLELAYATTIHKSQGAEYSSVLISVQNIHGRMLNRALFYTAETRAKIRVIVVGDWEAVVRAINTTDTDRRNTALAERINELIKE, encoded by the coding sequence ATGAAATGCAGTTTCAGCCGCCTGCTCTACCCGAAGACAGTGGAGGAGGCGCGGGACGGCAGTTATATGATCGCACTGTTCAGGCCCCATGAAAAGGTACTGGACGCACAAGGAAACAGACTTTCCAGCATCAAGGTGGTGGGGCACTACCTGCCTACCGTTTCTAGTGTAAAGGTCGATATGGCTGGACATTGGAAGAAAGATGCCAGATACGGACTTCAGTTTGAGATGGAGTCTTATGAGGAACTGGTTGAATCCAGTAAGGCCGGGATTGTGTCCTACCTCTCGTCGGGGATGATACCTGGCATCGGGAAAAAATTGGCCGAAAGAATCTACGATACTTTCGGGGAGCAGTCCCTGGAGGTATTAGACCGTGATCCTACACGGATCGAGGAGGTATCCGGCATCAGTCAAAAGAAAAGAGACCAGTTCTGTGACGCCTATATGGAAACCCGCAGCGCCCGCAAATTGATCAATATGCTTGCCCCCTTTGATATCAGCGCGATGCAGGCCATCCATCTGAGGAGGCAACTGGGTCTCGATGCGCAGACATTACTGGCTCAGTTTCCATACATGGTATTTGAGCGTGATCTGATTGATTTTGAAACAGCAGACAGGCTGGCGCAGGCCAACGGGATCCCGATGGATGCGCCGGAACGGCTGGATGCCGGCTTGCTCTGTACGCTGAAACAAGCAGAATCCAGCGGGCATCTGTCCATGCACAAGGAACGCCTTGTGCAGAGGGCGGTCAATTTACTCCGCGCACCGGCAGTGACGTGGAAGGCTGTTGCCCAGCGGGCATTTGAAATGCTCAAAGACAATCGGCTTGCGATTTACCGCGACCATGTCTATCGCCCTATCATAGCACAGGCTGAGAACGATGTGGCTGTACAGGTCTGCGAGATGCTGCACCGGGACAAATTGCCCTATATGGGCGACCTGGATGACGAGATTGATGCCCAGCAGAAAGAGATGGGGTTCACCTTCGCTCAGGAGCAGAGGAACGCCATCAAGACTTCGCTGACATCGCCGATTTGCATCATTTCCGGAGGTCCGGGTACGGGGAAGACCTCCATCCAGCGGGCAATTCTCAATATCTATCACGCGGCATTTCCCAATGCCGCTGTTGTCTGCTGTGCACCGACCGGGCGTGCGGCGCGGCGTATGGAACAGAGCACTGGCTTTGCAGCATCTACGGTACATAAGGCGCTGAACCTACAGGCGGGTGAAATCCACGAACTGAGAGAGCCTGAAACCCTGAAGGCAGATCTGGTCCTTGTCGACGAAGTCAGCATGATGGATATGATAACCACATGGCACCTATTTGCCGCACTGCCACCCGGCTGCCGCTTGATTCTGGTGGGAGATGCAGATCAACTTCCCTCCGTCGGGCCGGGTGCCGTACTCCACGAACTGCTGGGCTGCGGGAAGCTACCTTCGGTCATCCTGGACAAGGTGTTTCGCCAGAGTGAGGGCAGCATCGTAGCGGAGAATGCACAGCGTATCCGGCACGGCAATGAGCGATTGGACTTAGGGGACGATTTTCAGTTCTGGGCCTCGGCAGATGTGTCACAGTCAGCACAATGGCTGGAGCGTCTCTACATGAATGAGATCGCTCGGCACGGCGTGGACAATGTGGCGCTTTTGACCCCGTTCCGTAAAAAGTCCGAAACTGGCGTTCAGAGTATGAACGCGGCCCTGCACGATATTGCCAACCCACCCTCACCGGAAAAGGCGGAACTGGAAATCGGGCAGAGGACCTTTCGCGTGGGTGACAAAGTGATGCAGATGAAAAACCGGGATTTTGCCAGTAATGGTGATATCGGATATATCCGAACCATCGTCCGGGATGCAGACGGTTTTTTGGTAGAAGTGGATTTTGGGGATGACCGTATTGTGGCCTATGAGGATTTGGAGTCTCTCCGCCAACTGGAACTGGCTTATGCCACCACCATCCACAAATCTCAGGGCGCAGAATATTCCTCCGTGCTTATCAGTGTCCAGAACATACACGGGAGAATGCTGAATCGTGCGTTGTTCTACACGGCGGAAACCCGCGCCAAGATCCGCGTTATCGTTGTGGGAGACTGGGAGGCTGTTGTGCGTGCAATCAATACGACGGATACTGACCGCAGAAATACGGCACTGGCTGAACGGATCAACGAATTGATAAAAGAATAG
- a CDS encoding DUF3854 domain-containing protein: MELRYQMTDILPLLPIPQPPNGKSAYNIPCPLCDRAGSREKHLNINLKRNVYRCPKCGQFQGGVFDLYAYYMGIPREKVLEDLTARLQRDISYPAGKAATRKKLQPPPMKPQASLAPLEERDRVYRALLNRLTLAPDHRENLLSRGLTDEAIERLGYKSTPVVGFHALAQSLLDEGYTLFGVPGFYRDKDGRWTMAVWRRGILIPGTYFGKIQGFQIRLDHKMKKGGKFLTFSSRDELDGAMGENWCHMVGPVRERILLIEGYMKADIVNHFTGQTMLAIPGVTSLQHLESALRDLIPMGVRHIMTCFDMDYLKNWHVESAYQNLVELLAKQNVTFGTYLWVPDYNGLDDYIWEFCMNKGNPPK, encoded by the coding sequence ATGGAACTTCGCTATCAAATGACGGATATTCTGCCGCTGCTCCCAATCCCACAGCCTCCAAATGGAAAGAGTGCCTACAATATCCCGTGCCCATTATGCGACCGTGCAGGTTCAAGGGAGAAGCATCTGAACATCAATCTCAAGCGGAATGTGTATCGGTGTCCCAAGTGCGGACAATTCCAGGGTGGTGTCTTCGATCTCTATGCCTACTACATGGGCATCCCGCGGGAGAAGGTCTTGGAGGACCTTACAGCGAGACTGCAGAGAGACATCAGCTATCCCGCAGGGAAAGCGGCTACCAGAAAGAAACTGCAGCCTCCGCCGATGAAGCCCCAGGCAAGCCTTGCGCCGCTGGAGGAACGGGACCGGGTCTATCGTGCTTTGCTCAACCGGCTCACCCTGGCGCCGGACCACCGTGAAAATCTCCTCAGCCGCGGTTTGACCGACGAAGCCATTGAACGGCTGGGCTATAAGTCTACGCCTGTTGTGGGGTTCCATGCACTGGCCCAGTCCTTGCTGGACGAGGGATATACGCTGTTTGGCGTCCCTGGATTTTATCGGGACAAGGATGGGCGATGGACAATGGCTGTGTGGCGTAGGGGGATTCTGATTCCGGGAACCTACTTTGGGAAGATACAAGGTTTTCAAATTCGCCTTGATCATAAAATGAAAAAGGGCGGTAAGTTCCTGACCTTTTCCAGTAGGGACGAGCTGGACGGAGCCATGGGTGAGAACTGGTGCCATATGGTCGGGCCGGTTCGAGAGAGGATTCTTCTGATTGAAGGATATATGAAAGCGGACATCGTCAACCACTTTACAGGCCAAACGATGTTGGCTATTCCAGGGGTGACCTCGTTGCAACATTTGGAGTCAGCCCTCAGGGATCTGATTCCCATGGGAGTCCGTCATATCATGACCTGCTTCGATATGGACTATCTGAAAAACTGGCATGTGGAAAGTGCCTATCAGAACCTTGTTGAACTGTTGGCCAAGCAGAATGTCACATTTGGAACCTATTTGTGGGTTCCGGATTACAACGGATTGGATGATTACATCTGGGAGTTTTGCATGAATAAGGGCAATCCTCCAAAGTAA
- a CDS encoding ParM/StbA family protein: MLFPVDHGNSSIKTVNFVFSSGLADYPIRPPVDTDILEYGGKYWTLSGKRISYMRDKTKDDRYFILTLFAIAKELQKSDTMSPMVETDLAVGLPPEHYALRQRFAEYFKRGTVNFVFNGTPVCLVIRHVLVYPQAYAAVVPQAARLKEIPRTFIIDIGGFTTDVMLLRNSVPDMQFCRSLEMGVIHMSNDIIGRVNAMYDMKIEDDHIVDIIQGRSTTLSAEVQEVVFATVRSYANGILDKLRELQVDLRANPAIFIGGGSILFQNFIEESSQVAQADFVLDSKANAIGYGMLATAQLRRMTQQNHGGEFFAEG, translated from the coding sequence ATGCTATTTCCAGTTGATCATGGCAACTCGTCTATCAAAACCGTCAATTTCGTGTTTTCCTCCGGACTGGCCGATTATCCGATCCGTCCACCCGTTGATACGGACATTCTGGAATATGGCGGCAAGTATTGGACGCTGTCCGGCAAACGCATCTCTTATATGCGGGACAAGACGAAAGATGACCGATATTTTATCCTGACCCTTTTTGCCATTGCGAAGGAACTGCAGAAGAGCGATACTATGAGCCCAATGGTGGAAACGGATCTGGCCGTAGGATTGCCCCCGGAGCATTATGCGCTGCGGCAGCGGTTTGCAGAGTATTTTAAGCGCGGCACAGTGAACTTTGTCTTTAACGGAACACCGGTCTGCCTCGTGATCCGGCATGTGCTGGTCTATCCTCAGGCTTATGCAGCGGTCGTACCGCAGGCAGCCCGCCTGAAGGAGATCCCGCGCACTTTCATTATTGATATTGGAGGCTTTACCACAGACGTTATGTTGCTTCGCAATTCTGTACCTGACATGCAGTTCTGCCGCAGTTTGGAGATGGGAGTGATTCATATGTCCAACGATATTATCGGCAGGGTGAATGCTATGTATGATATGAAGATTGAGGATGACCACATCGTGGATATCATCCAAGGGCGGTCCACGACCCTATCCGCTGAGGTGCAGGAGGTTGTATTTGCCACGGTACGCAGTTATGCCAATGGAATTCTGGATAAACTGCGTGAACTGCAGGTAGACCTACGAGCCAATCCGGCCATTTTTATCGGAGGCGGGTCCATTCTATTCCAAAACTTCATTGAGGAGTCCTCCCAAGTGGCTCAGGCGGATTTTGTGCTGGATTCTAAAGCCAATGCCATTGGCTATGGAATGCTGGCTACGGCGCAGTTGCGGCGGATGACACAGCAGAATCACGGAGGGGAGTTCTTTGCGGAGGGATGA
- a CDS encoding DUF4241 domain-containing protein, which yields MRTLQKFKLGTFEVTQPKLIISDPCYAPGTWCMGIVPNAQPGIWEAEIGFFHEGKHDAAVAYLAAFHQHCPPKNQLIAREELFKVGVDSGQAGVFDKPFYRAGADAGQIPSEDALEAWYNSCCNQTLHTDHYAGVIPHGVVSNSGYGDGGYICYSYHLSKTQGQDIT from the coding sequence ATGCGGACATTACAAAAATTCAAACTCGGCACTTTCGAGGTGACACAGCCTAAATTGATTATTTCCGATCCCTGTTACGCGCCCGGTACCTGGTGCATGGGCATCGTTCCCAATGCCCAGCCGGGGATTTGGGAGGCAGAGATTGGCTTTTTCCATGAAGGGAAGCACGATGCGGCAGTAGCCTATCTGGCCGCGTTCCATCAGCATTGCCCACCCAAAAACCAGTTAATTGCACGGGAGGAACTCTTCAAGGTTGGCGTAGACAGCGGCCAAGCCGGTGTGTTCGACAAGCCGTTCTACCGTGCCGGTGCTGATGCAGGCCAGATACCCAGCGAAGATGCACTGGAAGCGTGGTACAACAGCTGTTGCAACCAGACCTTACATACAGACCACTATGCCGGTGTTATTCCACATGGCGTTGTATCCAATTCCGGGTATGGGGATGGCGGTTATATCTGTTACTCCTACCATCTGTCTAAAACACAGGGGCAGGATATCACATGA